In Haloimpatiens massiliensis, the following are encoded in one genomic region:
- a CDS encoding ABC transporter ATP-binding protein: MSMHNYLESKVKCMTNKKMSGIGVIRRLIKYTWHASPITFVLLVISSLFMSALGFLEIVLIKTLFDSIVDVANGATIDLIYKPILSLLVILALYPFGEWIEYMAKGYFWRRGSGYMKFLHHNRTKLMKPIEFEDSANMDRLKKASFGSEDAPSGLRVIVQILFLYIPYILSLLIYLMNINPVLVLVIVLIFIPTLLLEKIRVKQSFDFEDKMGNRRRKTEYFEKCIISREYFKDTLLNGSFEYFYKLFNESNKEFSKEFVSTKRHILKLSVFMKLLNSIGFLSVLMLLVYFVYSGVISIGLFAAIYYSISKITTMLRRAIEDLGRALVGISNTSFLVRLLDDNCNLGQDADILKDQDIQLKNVSFAYPNASGNALKNINLTIKSGTSLAIVGENGSGKSTLTKVIMGLYDPTKGQVLYGDKSLHTYSSASRFKGISAVFQNFIKYKLSIEDNIKISNITSELAIEDFLHKVDINLPELNIKGNTILSREFGGQDLSGGEWQRIAIARGLYRTHNLIVLDEPTSAIDPIEEANVFESFKRISVKKTCIFVTHRLGSTKIADRIIVMDKGEIVEEGTHWELLNMKGRYYKLLQSQAQWYER, from the coding sequence ATGTCTATGCACAATTATTTAGAAAGCAAGGTGAAATGTATGACAAATAAAAAAATGTCTGGGATAGGGGTTATAAGAAGATTAATAAAATATACTTGGCATGCAAGCCCTATAACATTTGTTCTACTTGTTATCTCTTCCTTATTTATGAGTGCCCTTGGATTCCTTGAAATTGTTTTAATAAAGACATTGTTTGATAGTATTGTAGATGTTGCAAATGGAGCAACAATAGATTTGATTTATAAGCCTATTCTAAGTTTACTAGTGATTCTGGCATTGTATCCTTTTGGGGAATGGATTGAGTACATGGCAAAAGGCTATTTTTGGAGACGTGGCAGTGGATATATGAAATTTTTACATCATAATCGTACAAAACTTATGAAGCCTATAGAGTTCGAGGATTCAGCTAATATGGATAGGCTGAAAAAAGCAAGCTTTGGCAGTGAGGATGCTCCCAGTGGACTTCGTGTTATTGTACAGATTTTGTTTTTATATATACCGTATATTTTAAGTTTATTAATATATTTGATGAATATAAATCCTGTGTTGGTACTTGTAATTGTTCTGATTTTTATCCCTACATTATTATTAGAGAAAATTAGGGTAAAACAAAGTTTTGATTTTGAAGATAAAATGGGCAACAGGAGAAGAAAAACTGAGTACTTTGAAAAATGTATCATATCAAGAGAATACTTTAAAGATACATTGCTTAATGGTTCCTTTGAGTATTTCTATAAACTATTTAATGAATCAAACAAGGAATTCAGTAAAGAATTTGTTTCTACTAAAAGACATATCCTTAAGTTATCAGTGTTTATGAAGTTGCTAAATTCTATAGGATTCTTAAGTGTACTTATGCTTTTAGTGTATTTTGTCTACTCAGGAGTTATATCAATTGGTTTGTTTGCAGCTATTTATTACTCTATTTCTAAAATAACAACAATGCTGAGAAGAGCAATTGAAGACCTGGGAAGAGCACTTGTTGGTATTTCAAATACTTCATTCTTAGTGAGACTTCTTGATGATAATTGTAACTTAGGTCAGGATGCTGATATTCTAAAGGATCAAGATATTCAATTAAAAAATGTAAGTTTTGCTTATCCAAATGCTAGTGGAAATGCGCTTAAGAACATCAATCTTACCATTAAGTCTGGAACATCCTTGGCAATTGTAGGAGAAAATGGTTCGGGGAAAAGTACATTGACGAAGGTAATTATGGGGTTATATGACCCTACAAAAGGCCAGGTTTTGTACGGAGACAAATCACTCCATACTTATTCAAGTGCTTCAAGGTTCAAAGGAATTAGTGCTGTTTTTCAAAATTTTATTAAATACAAGTTGTCAATAGAGGACAATATCAAAATCAGTAATATCACATCTGAACTAGCAATAGAGGATTTTCTCCATAAGGTAGATATAAATTTACCTGAACTAAATATCAAAGGTAACACAATTCTATCTAGGGAGTTTGGAGGTCAAGACCTTTCAGGTGGAGAATGGCAAAGAATTGCAATCGCCCGTGGGCTTTATAGGACACATAATCTAATTGTATTGGATGAACCTACTTCAGCTATTGACCCAATTGAGGAGGCTAATGTATTTGAGTCTTTTAAAAGGATAAGTGTTAAGAAAACATGCATTTTTGTAACTCATAGATTAGGTTCAACTAAAATTGCAGACAGAATTATAGTTATGGATAAAGGTGAAATAGTAGAAGAAGGAACTCATTGGGAATTGTTAAACATGAAAGGTAGATATTACAAGCTATTACAATCGCAAGCACAGTGGTATGAACGTTAG
- a CDS encoding AMP-binding enzyme, with protein MAKVSSNNSIVFLGRSDQQVKLRGYRIELEEIESQIYCISGVREAEVIFNKDSINPMIYAFVMFENCCTVEHVKNSLKEKLPDYMIPDNILEVSSLPILIVVRLIGIN; from the coding sequence TTGGCAAAGGTATCATCAAACAATTCAATTGTGTTTTTAGGAAGAAGTGATCAACAAGTTAAGTTGAGAGGTTATAGGATTGAGTTAGAAGAAATTGAATCACAGATATATTGCATTTCAGGAGTTAGAGAAGCAGAAGTAATATTTAATAAAGATAGCATTAATCCCATGATATATGCATTTGTTATGTTTGAAAATTGTTGTACAGTTGAACATGTAAAGAATTCACTAAAAGAAAAACTTCCTGACTATATGATACCGGATAACATCCTTGAAGTTAGTTCACTTCCCATTCTAATAGTGGTAAGGTTGATAGGAATAAATTGA
- a CDS encoding ASCH domain-containing protein: protein MMEQEHKSVKKMWEDYLTSIGENITTTNKNYTSWYFCNNEKSANNLAELVNKGIKRGTSSLYCLYELEKEELPKEGEYSVITDWNGIANCIIRNKNVVLVPFRDVNEELAEIEGEGDKSLKYWRKVHIDFFTKELSEKGMNFSEDMLVVFEEFQVVYKY, encoded by the coding sequence ATGATGGAACAAGAGCATAAATCAGTGAAAAAAATGTGGGAAGATTATTTAACATCTATAGGGGAGAATATCACCACTACTAATAAAAATTACACTTCATGGTATTTTTGCAATAATGAAAAAAGTGCTAATAATTTAGCTGAATTAGTTAATAAGGGAATAAAAAGAGGAACCTCCTCACTTTATTGTCTTTATGAGTTAGAAAAAGAGGAATTGCCTAAGGAAGGGGAATATAGCGTTATTACTGATTGGAATGGAATAGCAAATTGCATTATAAGAAACAAAAATGTTGTTTTAGTTCCGTTTAGAGATGTAAATGAAGAATTGGCTGAAATAGAAGGTGAGGGAGATAAATCTTTAAAATATTGGAGAAAAGTGCATATAGACTTTTTTACTAAAGAATTAAGTGAGAAAGGAATGAATTTTTCAGAAGACATGTTGGTAGTATTTGAAGAATTTCAGGTGGTGTACAAATATTGA
- a CDS encoding ABC transporter ATP-binding protein, producing MRKYDEKRKNKILSLIKIVTLYSPFHFAVCLILTIVEGLMVPFMLFTVAKFIDAAMTVTSSNPEIKTMLIYLGLTVLGYLYTQLGQDFRQYSYNLLEDDLRKEFKAQIIKKQFSIDYLLFEATKTQDLLLRVTQDIEIKIVDVIRSVNTAISVLIQLFGVLYAVATVNLWIVFVYLFIIIPTILLTFKNGIVVYEEEKKVGFVTRQMNYLSEILVNRETANERALFGFSPSLNKRFMKAHLFRSNYNTKVLAKETSSSMMVNVVASIAAVFIIFMLSRKVSSGALSVGMFTSISGSMISLSKIVAFQSSELILEFSRHYEYAKDLDEFTKLKRNRLESSEIREKIPFESLVIKDLWFRYEDSGEYILRGVNLSLNKGKSYSLVGLNGAGKSTLAKIMVGLYRDYEGEILLNGKDLKSYKFGELRSIFSVVSQDFAKYYVSLKENIAFEDSEADISEVIRLMELEGVVNDLPKKENSHLGKIYDDGSDLSGGEWQRLAIARVLYLNSPFMIMDEPTASLSPTAESMIYNQFLNIANEKTLFMITHRLGSTKITDEIIVLDQGQIIEKGTHEELMKNDNVYAQLFRKQGEMYDK from the coding sequence ATGAGAAAATATGATGAGAAAAGAAAAAATAAGATATTATCTTTAATAAAAATTGTTACACTTTATTCTCCATTTCATTTTGCAGTATGTTTAATATTAACCATTGTAGAAGGTTTAATGGTGCCTTTTATGCTGTTTACTGTAGCAAAATTTATTGATGCAGCAATGACAGTAACATCGTCAAATCCGGAAATTAAAACAATGTTAATATACTTAGGACTCACAGTTCTTGGCTATTTGTACACGCAATTAGGTCAAGATTTTCGACAATATAGTTACAATTTATTAGAAGATGATTTGAGAAAAGAATTTAAAGCACAAATTATTAAAAAGCAATTTTCTATTGATTATTTGCTGTTTGAAGCGACTAAAACTCAAGACCTTTTGTTAAGAGTTACACAAGATATTGAAATTAAGATTGTAGATGTAATTCGTTCAGTTAATACTGCAATTTCAGTATTAATACAACTATTTGGTGTTCTTTATGCGGTTGCAACAGTGAACTTGTGGATTGTTTTCGTATATCTATTTATTATTATTCCTACAATACTTCTGACATTCAAGAATGGTATAGTCGTCTATGAAGAAGAAAAAAAGGTTGGATTTGTTACACGACAGATGAATTATTTGTCAGAAATATTGGTTAATAGGGAAACGGCCAATGAAAGAGCTTTATTCGGATTTTCCCCCTCTCTTAACAAAAGATTCATGAAAGCACATCTGTTTAGGTCAAACTATAATACTAAGGTTTTAGCTAAAGAGACATCAAGCAGTATGATGGTGAATGTTGTAGCTAGTATTGCAGCTGTATTTATTATTTTTATGTTGTCACGTAAAGTATCCAGTGGTGCGTTATCAGTAGGTATGTTTACGTCTATATCAGGAAGCATGATTAGTTTAAGTAAGATAGTTGCTTTTCAGTCATCTGAATTGATTTTAGAATTCTCAAGACACTATGAGTATGCGAAAGATTTAGATGAGTTTACAAAACTGAAAAGGAACAGATTAGAAAGTTCAGAGATTAGAGAGAAAATACCATTTGAAAGTCTTGTGATAAAAGATCTTTGGTTTAGGTATGAGGATTCTGGAGAATACATTTTGAGAGGAGTTAATTTATCACTCAATAAGGGTAAATCTTATTCACTGGTTGGATTGAATGGAGCTGGTAAATCCACCTTGGCAAAAATTATGGTAGGGTTATATCGTGATTATGAAGGTGAAATACTTCTAAATGGAAAGGACTTAAAGTCGTATAAATTTGGAGAGTTAAGAAGTATATTTTCTGTAGTTTCTCAGGACTTTGCAAAATATTATGTATCACTAAAAGAGAATATAGCATTTGAAGATTCAGAAGCAGATATTAGTGAAGTGATTAGATTGATGGAGTTAGAGGGAGTAGTTAATGATTTACCTAAGAAAGAGAATAGTCATCTAGGAAAGATCTATGATGATGGAAGTGATCTATCTGGTGGGGAGTGGCAAAGGCTTGCCATTGCACGTGTTTTATACTTGAATTCGCCTTTCATGATAATGGATGAACCCACTGCAAGCTTAAGTCCAACGGCAGAAAGTATGATTTATAACCAGTTTTTAAACATAGCCAATGAAAAGACTCTATTTATGATAACTCATAGGTTAGGTTCAACAAAAATAACTGATGAGATTATTGTGCTTGATCAAGGACAAATTATTGAAAAAGGAACTCATGAAGAATTAATGAAGAATGATAATGTCTATGCACAATTATTTAGAAAGCAAGGTGAAATGTATGACAAATAA